Proteins encoded by one window of Paroedura picta isolate Pp20150507F chromosome 9, Ppicta_v3.0, whole genome shotgun sequence:
- the LOC143844988 gene encoding mas-related G-protein coupled receptor member H-like, translated as MATGTVLTTLSVMNATWQHFSNPNYTYPSSPIFPSEYYENVPTSHNPSGNGTEDRFKYIFFSVFSITLLLTSTFGAVGNGVVIWLLGFCIKKNPFMTYILNLAVADFGIVILVILYEIYCRNRYDLAINMLLRLNNCMYCASQSLLTALSIDRCVAVFFPLWYRCKRPPRLTTIVCALIWVFSVLLTAVDITLLFLNFLNIYDGNRHTYQVTVNIILCLPFMTIAFVSLLIKACLKARQHQREKPLTTVLLTLVFFFLFGFPLNVIFILYLDHYLPEYIVPCVFLLATLNSSVNPVIYFLVGRESKSTQRESMTMILLRVFTEEGDCAEEAPV; from the coding sequence ATGGCAACCGGCACCGTCTTGACAACTCTTTCTGTGATGAATGCAACCTGGCAACATTTTAGTAACCCTAATTATACTTACCCTTCTTCCCCAATATTCCCCAGTGAATATTATGAAAATGTTCCAACATCTCATAATCCCTCTGGTAATGGAACAGAAGACAGATTCAAATATATCTTTTTCTCAGTTTTTTCTATCACTCTTTTGTTGACCTCCACTTTTGGAGCGGTGGGGAACGGAGTTGTCATCTGGCTTCTTGGCTTCTGCATTAAGAAGAACCCCTTCATGACCTACATCCtgaacctggctgtggctgatTTTGGGATTGTTATCTTAGTTATACTTTATGAAATCTACTGTAGAAATCGTTATGACTTAGCTATAAATATGTTGTTACGTCTGAACAATTGTATGTACTGTGCTAGTCAATCTCTCCTGACTGCTCTCAGCATTGACAGGTGTGTGGCCGTCTTCTTCCCCCTTTGGTATCGTTGCAAGCGGCCTCCTCGTTTGACCACCATTGTATGTGCCCTAATCTGGGTCTTCTCTGTCTTGCTAACTGCAGTTGACATCACACTTCTGTTTCTTAACTTTCTTAATATATATGATGGTAATAGACACACCTACCAGGTTACTGTGAATATCATACTTTGCCTCCCATTCATGACAATAGCCTTTGTCTCCTTGCTCATCAAAGCCTGTTTGAAAGCACGACAGCATCAGAGGGAGAAGCCTTTGACCACTGTCTTGCTCACCCttgtcttctttttcctctttggtTTTCCACTTAATGTCATCTTCATCCTCTACCTTGACCACTATTTACCAGAATACATAGTACCCTGTGTGTTTCTATTAGCCACGTTAAATAGCAGTGTAAACCCAGTCATTTATTTCCTAGTAGGCAGAGAATCCAAGTCTACACAAAGGGAGAGCATGACGATGATCCTCCTGAGGGTTTTCACGGAGGAAGGTGACTGTGCTGAGGAAGCCCCAGTTTAA